A genomic region of Streptomyces sp. R33 contains the following coding sequences:
- a CDS encoding Lrp/AsnC family transcriptional regulator — protein sequence MDSIDRDILRELQADGRLSNQELAARVGLTPSPCMRRVRQLEQDGVIQGYRAVISPEAVDRGFEVLVSVEVRRDRAAVEAFEAALQDIPDVIEAYRLFGSPGCLLRIAVADLRAYERLWIEKLTALSGITEVNSQIIMKRIKEPMGLPVER from the coding sequence ATGGACTCGATTGACCGGGATATCTTGCGCGAGCTCCAGGCTGACGGCCGCCTCAGCAACCAGGAGCTCGCCGCGCGCGTCGGCCTGACCCCTTCCCCCTGTATGCGCCGGGTACGCCAGCTCGAGCAGGACGGGGTGATCCAGGGCTACCGTGCCGTGATCTCCCCCGAGGCGGTCGACCGCGGCTTCGAGGTGCTCGTCTCGGTCGAGGTACGCCGCGACCGCGCCGCCGTCGAGGCCTTCGAGGCGGCCCTCCAGGACATCCCCGACGTCATCGAGGCGTACCGCCTCTTCGGCAGCCCCGGCTGCCTCCTGCGCATCGCGGTCGCGGACCTGCGCGCGTACGAACGCCTCTGGATCGAAAAACTGACGGCCCTCTCCGGCATCACCGAGGTCAACTCGCAGATCATCATGAAACGCATCAAGGAACCGATGGGCCTGCCCGTCGAGCGCTGA
- a CDS encoding class I SAM-dependent RNA methyltransferase — MTEQNEKQSLVGEEYEVEVGPVAHGGICIARTSDGRVLFVRHTLPGEKVIAKVTEGETDSRFLRADAITVLEASKDRVEAPCPYAGPGKCGGCDWQHAKPGAQRRLKGEVVAEQLQRLAGLTPEEAGWDGTVMPAEGDKLPAGQVPQWRTRVQYAIDETGRAGLRKHRSHDIEPVDHCMIAAPGVSELGIEKQDWPQMATVEAIAATGSQDRQVVLTPRPGGRLPLVELDKPVSVLRVEEKDGGVHRVHGRPFVRERADGRTYRVGMGGFWQVHPQAADTLIKAVMQGLMPRKGEMALDLYCGVGIFAGALAERLGETGAVLGIESTKRAVEDARHNLADFPRVRIEQGKVETVLPKTGITECDLVVLDPPRAGAGKQTVRHIAGLSPRRIAYVACDPAALARDLAYFKEAGYKPRTLRVFDLFPMTHHMECVAILEPIRDDV; from the coding sequence ATGACCGAGCAGAACGAGAAGCAGTCCTTGGTCGGGGAGGAGTACGAGGTCGAGGTCGGCCCCGTCGCGCACGGCGGCATCTGCATCGCCCGGACCTCCGACGGACGGGTCCTGTTCGTCCGGCACACCCTCCCGGGAGAGAAGGTGATCGCCAAGGTCACCGAGGGCGAGACGGACTCCCGCTTCCTGCGCGCCGACGCGATCACCGTCCTCGAGGCCTCCAAGGACCGCGTCGAGGCCCCGTGCCCGTACGCCGGCCCCGGCAAGTGCGGCGGCTGCGACTGGCAGCACGCCAAGCCGGGCGCCCAGCGCCGGCTCAAGGGCGAGGTCGTCGCCGAGCAGCTGCAGCGGCTCGCCGGCCTGACCCCGGAGGAGGCCGGCTGGGACGGCACGGTCATGCCGGCCGAGGGCGACAAGCTCCCGGCGGGCCAGGTCCCGCAGTGGCGCACCCGCGTCCAGTACGCCATCGACGAGACCGGCCGCGCGGGCCTGCGCAAGCACCGCTCGCACGACATCGAGCCGGTCGACCACTGCATGATCGCGGCGCCGGGCGTCAGCGAACTCGGCATCGAGAAGCAGGACTGGCCCCAGATGGCCACCGTCGAGGCGATCGCCGCGACCGGCTCCCAGGACCGCCAGGTCGTCCTCACCCCGCGCCCGGGCGGCCGCCTCCCGCTGGTCGAGCTGGACAAGCCGGTGTCGGTCCTCCGGGTCGAGGAGAAGGACGGCGGGGTCCACCGCGTCCACGGCCGCCCCTTCGTCCGCGAGCGCGCGGACGGCCGTACGTACCGCGTCGGCATGGGCGGCTTCTGGCAGGTCCACCCGCAGGCCGCGGACACCCTGATCAAGGCCGTCATGCAGGGCCTGATGCCGCGCAAGGGCGAGATGGCCCTCGACCTCTACTGCGGCGTCGGCATCTTCGCGGGCGCCCTCGCCGAACGCCTGGGCGAGACGGGCGCGGTGCTCGGCATCGAGTCCACGAAGCGCGCGGTCGAGGACGCCCGGCACAACCTGGCGGACTTCCCCCGCGTCCGCATCGAGCAGGGCAAGGTCGAGACGGTCCTCCCGAAGACCGGCATCACGGAGTGCGACCTGGTCGTCCTGGACCCGCCCCGCGCGGGCGCGGGCAAGCAGACGGTCCGCCACATCGCCGGCCTCTCGCCCCGCCGCATCGCGTACGTGGCCTGCGACCCGGCGGCCCTGGCCCGAGACCTGGCGTACTTCAAGGAGGCCGGCTACAAGCCCCGCACCCTCCGCGTCTTCGACCTCTTCCCGATGACCCACCACATGGAGTGCGTGGCCATCCTGGAGCCCATCCGCGACGACGTCTGA
- a CDS encoding serine/threonine-protein kinase, translating into MEPLGAGDPVRLGPYRLLGVLGAGGMGKVYFGRDDGGRTAAVKVLLPELAHDPNLAQRFVREAHTAQAVTSSGVARVLNAMSEDGNRPWIATEFLTGPTLDDAVRRHGPFGADGVRALAASLAATLGEIHAAGLVHRDLKPANIVLTSDGPRVIDFGIARPEHGLTLTTTGQVPATPGYGAPEQVLGRRVGPAADVFSLGAVLAYAATGQRAFDGTHVAAVQYEVVHGEARLDGVPDELRRLIAPCLAKDPALRPTPEQIAGAFAPPRGADRVWRKGPLAQDIARRGNEAERQAATVIGQEPGTGPSRRRVLRASLAAGGALAATGGATGAWWLMRGESLPPPGTARNAQPLSPLSTQSGTPPDPLWGPLPVAAQAVDGVVTTPLPLLDVVVFAAKEGGLAARLTADGKEKWRLPGTVPAAGLVALPGNRFVTGGPGGGLLCFEASTSKRLWTVAADTHRILAADASAVYLVTRDGRLRAVDTSTRKVRWTVALEQTALRSPGSKAAPGARAAAGPDRLVVCGAYGTVFAVDTATGATVWEVVSQARSAVQPLVVGDAVYLGGRTLKGLNIRTGTELWDPTDAKEPPKEDSGGWGPPVRYGESLWAMDGTAMTQARLATGVPTPNGSAVHGPLPHIPLVVQARTVFAVEGEGQGVSAYSAFNGKRFWTWSPESRGVWAMAGAGNRLFTVNSWKLTALPVVD; encoded by the coding sequence ATGGAACCTCTCGGCGCAGGCGACCCGGTCCGGCTGGGCCCGTACCGACTCCTCGGCGTCCTCGGCGCCGGCGGCATGGGCAAGGTCTACTTCGGGCGGGACGACGGCGGCCGGACCGCGGCGGTCAAGGTGCTGCTGCCGGAGCTCGCGCACGACCCCAACCTCGCCCAGCGGTTCGTCCGCGAGGCGCACACCGCGCAGGCCGTCACCAGCTCCGGCGTGGCCCGCGTCCTGAACGCGATGAGCGAGGACGGCAACCGGCCCTGGATCGCCACCGAGTTCCTGACCGGGCCCACCCTCGACGACGCCGTCCGCCGGCACGGGCCGTTCGGCGCCGACGGGGTCCGCGCGCTCGCCGCCTCGCTCGCCGCCACCCTGGGCGAGATCCACGCCGCGGGACTGGTCCACCGCGACCTGAAGCCGGCCAACATCGTGCTCACGTCGGACGGGCCGCGCGTCATCGACTTCGGCATCGCCCGACCCGAGCACGGGCTGACGCTCACCACCACCGGCCAGGTCCCGGCCACCCCCGGCTACGGCGCCCCCGAGCAGGTGCTCGGCCGGCGCGTGGGCCCCGCCGCGGACGTCTTCTCGCTGGGCGCGGTGCTCGCGTACGCGGCGACCGGGCAGCGCGCCTTCGACGGGACGCACGTGGCCGCCGTGCAGTACGAGGTGGTTCACGGCGAGGCTCGACTCGACGGTGTGCCGGATGAGTTGCGCCGGCTCATAGCACCCTGCCTCGCCAAGGACCCCGCGCTGCGCCCGACCCCCGAGCAGATCGCGGGCGCCTTCGCACCGCCGCGCGGAGCGGACCGCGTCTGGCGCAAGGGGCCGCTCGCCCAGGACATCGCGCGCCGCGGGAACGAGGCCGAGCGGCAGGCCGCCACGGTGATCGGCCAGGAGCCCGGAACCGGCCCCTCCCGCAGACGGGTCCTTCGCGCCTCCCTCGCGGCCGGCGGGGCCCTGGCCGCCACCGGCGGTGCGACGGGCGCCTGGTGGCTGATGCGCGGCGAGTCCCTCCCCCCGCCCGGCACGGCCCGCAACGCGCAGCCCCTTTCCCCGCTCTCCACGCAGTCCGGCACGCCTCCGGACCCGCTGTGGGGGCCGCTGCCGGTGGCGGCGCAGGCGGTGGACGGTGTGGTCACCACCCCGCTCCCGCTGCTCGACGTGGTCGTCTTCGCCGCGAAGGAGGGCGGGCTGGCGGCCCGGCTGACGGCCGACGGCAAGGAGAAGTGGCGGCTGCCCGGCACCGTCCCCGCGGCCGGCCTGGTCGCCCTGCCCGGCAACCGGTTCGTCACCGGCGGTCCCGGCGGGGGGCTGCTCTGCTTCGAAGCCTCCACCAGCAAGCGGCTGTGGACGGTGGCCGCCGACACCCACCGCATCCTGGCCGCGGACGCGTCGGCCGTGTACCTGGTGACCCGGGACGGGCGGCTGCGCGCCGTGGACACCAGCACCCGCAAGGTCCGCTGGACCGTGGCGCTGGAGCAGACCGCCCTGCGGTCGCCCGGCTCGAAGGCCGCACCCGGCGCACGGGCCGCGGCCGGCCCGGACCGGCTCGTGGTCTGCGGCGCGTACGGCACCGTCTTCGCCGTCGACACCGCGACGGGCGCCACCGTCTGGGAGGTCGTCAGTCAGGCGCGGTCCGCCGTTCAGCCGCTCGTCGTGGGGGATGCGGTGTACCTCGGCGGCCGGACCCTGAAGGGGCTGAACATCCGGACGGGCACCGAGCTGTGGGACCCGACCGACGCGAAGGAGCCCCCGAAGGAGGACAGCGGCGGCTGGGGGCCGCCGGTCCGGTACGGCGAGTCCCTGTGGGCCATGGACGGTACGGCGATGACCCAGGCGCGGCTCGCGACCGGGGTGCCCACCCCGAACGGCAGCGCCGTCCACGGCCCCCTGCCGCACATCCCCCTCGTGGTGCAGGCTCGTACGGTCTTCGCCGTGGAGGGCGAGGGGCAGGGCGTCTCGGCGTACTCCGCCTTCAACGGCAAGCGGTTCTGGACCTGGTCGCCCGAGTCGCGCGGGGTCTGGGCGATGGCCGGAGCCGGGAACCGCCTGTTCACCGTCAACAGCTGGAAGCTGACCGCCCTGCCGGTCGTGGACTGA
- a CDS encoding PQQ-binding-like beta-propeller repeat protein codes for MPPLPSPLAPLTHDDPVHLGGHRLLARLGSGGMGTVYLARSAGGRTVALKTVHTRIAADTSFRTRFRLESDAARVIGDRYGARVFGADPLAPTPWLATEYVIGPQLDEAVRLGGPLPEASVRSLGADLARALGQLHRSDVVHRDLKPSNIMVTAAGPKVIDFGIARALGDERLTSTGAAAGTPAFMSPEQAGGLEHTPAGDVFALAGVLVFAATGHGPFGGGQAADLLYRVRYAEADLGGVPAVLAPLLARCLSKDPALRPGTGELAELLSPGEPAVFADGLPQPVLADIARRAAAVWQPPPARLAAPAEEPETAAAARTGLSRRRLLTLGGGAAVAGTVLAAGGGWWAWRSSRPDTAAKKKPALQPPPDPLWWVDAVIPPVLPEPLCVGDALVAVAGTTVGAFDARTGSDKTEFLGYADRWRVGTDGKVLYGLGRRDPDTAPDKAVAVSVLPMEYVERGKEAPPRVRLPAFDGAHRLTQILGASGDTVFLHAKAAGGEEWWVVAASLTSGKELWRRPAAGPTPHQIKLEYPAVLRLKAVRGGVLLWQRAELGDDLRVSLHDAANGTERWSATLAAPGATPDQPATDDDHVYLGAATVQALRLSDGKPAWSFGEGRDVGPVAGKRRYGIPTVRDGVVYAVEGTHGLVALDARTGAERWREPTPKKSAAGESTPNRDVAPVATPNHVYLLDTLGVRAVDLRTHLPVWRYETKATTLTPDPSGTRLHVREKSRMTSLPTD; via the coding sequence ATGCCTCCCCTCCCGTCCCCGCTCGCACCGCTCACGCACGACGACCCGGTGCACCTCGGTGGCCACCGGCTGCTGGCCCGGCTCGGCAGCGGCGGCATGGGCACGGTCTACCTGGCCCGGTCGGCGGGCGGGCGTACGGTCGCGCTCAAGACCGTGCACACCCGGATCGCCGCCGACACCTCCTTCCGCACCCGGTTCCGGCTGGAGTCGGACGCGGCGCGGGTCATCGGCGACCGGTACGGGGCGCGCGTGTTCGGCGCCGACCCGCTGGCGCCGACGCCGTGGCTGGCGACCGAGTACGTGATCGGCCCGCAGCTCGACGAGGCGGTGCGCCTCGGCGGTCCGCTGCCCGAGGCGTCGGTCCGGTCGCTGGGCGCCGATCTCGCCCGGGCCCTGGGCCAGTTGCACCGCTCGGACGTCGTGCACCGCGACCTCAAGCCCTCCAACATCATGGTCACCGCCGCCGGGCCCAAGGTCATCGACTTCGGCATCGCGCGCGCCCTCGGCGACGAACGGCTGACCAGTACCGGGGCCGCGGCCGGCACCCCCGCCTTCATGTCGCCGGAGCAGGCCGGAGGCCTCGAACACACCCCGGCCGGCGATGTGTTCGCGCTGGCGGGCGTCCTGGTCTTCGCGGCCACGGGGCACGGCCCGTTCGGCGGCGGCCAGGCCGCGGACCTCCTCTACCGGGTGCGGTACGCGGAGGCCGACCTCGGCGGCGTACCGGCCGTACTGGCCCCGCTGCTGGCCCGCTGCCTGAGCAAGGACCCGGCACTGCGGCCGGGCACCGGCGAGCTGGCGGAGCTCCTCTCCCCCGGCGAGCCGGCCGTCTTCGCCGACGGGCTGCCGCAGCCGGTCCTCGCGGACATCGCCCGGCGGGCCGCGGCGGTGTGGCAGCCGCCGCCGGCCCGGCTCGCGGCGCCCGCCGAGGAGCCGGAGACCGCCGCTGCGGCCCGGACCGGCTTGTCGCGGCGCCGGCTCCTGACGCTGGGCGGCGGCGCGGCGGTCGCCGGGACCGTACTTGCTGCGGGCGGCGGCTGGTGGGCCTGGCGCAGCAGCCGCCCGGACACCGCGGCGAAAAAAAAGCCCGCCCTGCAGCCGCCGCCCGACCCTCTGTGGTGGGTCGACGCGGTGATCCCCCCGGTCCTCCCCGAGCCCCTGTGCGTGGGCGACGCCCTGGTCGCGGTCGCGGGCACCACGGTCGGGGCCTTCGACGCGCGGACCGGCAGCGACAAGACGGAGTTCCTCGGCTACGCGGACCGCTGGCGGGTCGGCACCGACGGCAAGGTCCTGTACGGGCTCGGGAGGCGGGACCCGGACACCGCACCCGACAAGGCGGTCGCGGTCTCCGTCCTGCCCATGGAGTACGTGGAACGCGGCAAGGAGGCGCCGCCCCGCGTTCGCCTGCCCGCGTTCGACGGCGCCCACCGCTTGACCCAGATCCTGGGCGCGAGCGGGGACACGGTCTTCCTGCACGCGAAGGCCGCGGGGGGCGAGGAGTGGTGGGTGGTGGCCGCGAGCCTGACCTCCGGCAAGGAGCTGTGGCGCCGGCCGGCGGCGGGCCCCACCCCGCACCAGATCAAGCTCGAGTACCCGGCTGTCCTGCGGCTCAAGGCAGTACGCGGCGGGGTACTGCTGTGGCAGCGGGCCGAACTCGGCGACGACCTGCGGGTCTCCCTCCACGACGCGGCGAACGGCACCGAACGCTGGTCCGCGACCCTGGCGGCGCCGGGCGCGACCCCCGACCAGCCGGCCACGGACGACGACCACGTCTACCTCGGCGCGGCCACGGTCCAGGCCCTCCGCCTCTCGGACGGCAAACCCGCCTGGTCCTTCGGCGAGGGCCGCGACGTGGGACCGGTCGCGGGCAAACGCCGCTACGGCATCCCGACGGTCCGGGACGGCGTGGTCTACGCCGTCGAGGGCACCCACGGCCTCGTCGCCCTGGACGCCCGCACCGGAGCGGAACGCTGGCGCGAACCCACCCCGAAGAAGTCCGCCGCAGGGGAGTCCACCCCCAACCGCGACGTGGCCCCGGTGGCCACGCCGAACCACGTCTACCTCTTGGACACCCTGGGCGTCCGAGCCGTGGACCTCCGCACGCACCTCCCGGTCTGGCGCTACGAGACCAAGGCGACCACCCTCACACCGGACCCGTCGGGCACCCGCCTGCACGTCCGCGAGAAGAGCAGAATGACGTCCCTCCCGACCGACTGA
- a CDS encoding serine/threonine protein kinase: MERLRQDDPAQIGPFTTLARLDPESAERSVPERRYLARSADGERTVLVGVPRAGADPSRWAVEAEGARRLRLPRFLDVAEVGGTAGFPWYATPYEPMLPLPAVLAAYGGPLPEEVVRGLGAALAEGLAAAHARGAAHAGLSPAAVLVTAGGPVLSCFGAVRAAAPDGVHRAGLPGIDPGCLAPEEASGAAPGPLGDLFALGSVLAYASTGHTVPEQGELPPGLRGVVGACLARDPADRPGSAGELLRGLAAPSRVPDPRLPPSAGPATALDGAAPPVVLPGRVVAALAAQSAWLLAAELPTAHEQFISSASPQKVH; this comes from the coding sequence ATGGAACGCCTACGGCAGGACGACCCCGCGCAGATCGGGCCGTTCACGACCCTGGCGCGGCTCGATCCGGAATCCGCCGAGCGCTCCGTCCCCGAACGCCGGTACCTCGCGCGCAGCGCCGACGGGGAGCGCACCGTCCTCGTCGGCGTACCGCGGGCCGGGGCCGATCCCTCCCGGTGGGCGGTCGAGGCCGAGGGCGCCCGGCGGCTGCGGCTGCCGCGGTTCCTCGACGTCGCCGAGGTGGGCGGCACGGCCGGCTTCCCTTGGTACGCGACCCCGTACGAGCCGATGCTGCCGCTGCCGGCGGTGCTCGCCGCCTACGGCGGTCCGCTGCCCGAGGAGGTCGTGCGCGGGCTCGGTGCCGCCCTCGCGGAAGGGCTCGCCGCCGCGCACGCCCGCGGGGCGGCGCACGCGGGGCTGTCGCCGGCCGCCGTGCTGGTCACCGCCGGCGGGCCGGTGCTGTCGTGTTTCGGCGCCGTGCGGGCCGCCGCTCCCGACGGCGTGCACCGGGCGGGGCTGCCGGGAATCGACCCGGGCTGTCTGGCTCCGGAAGAGGCCTCGGGCGCAGCGCCCGGGCCGCTCGGGGACCTCTTCGCCCTGGGGTCCGTACTGGCCTATGCGTCGACCGGCCACACGGTGCCCGAGCAGGGTGAACTGCCGCCCGGGCTGCGCGGGGTGGTGGGGGCGTGCCTGGCGCGTGACCCCGCGGACCGGCCCGGGTCGGCCGGGGAGCTGCTGCGCGGCCTGGCCGCCCCCTCGAGGGTCCCGGACCCGCGGCTGCCGCCCTCCGCCGGGCCCGCCACGGCCCTCGACGGCGCCGCTCCGCCAGTCGTACTGCCGGGCCGCGTCGTCGCCGCCCTCGCCGCCCAGTCCGCGTGGCTGCTGGCCGCCGAACTCCCCACGGCACACGAGCAGTTCATCTCGTCCGCATCACCGCAGAAAGTGCACTGA